The uncultured Celeribacter sp. genome includes the window CCCCGGTGACCGGTCGCGGATCAGCATGAACATCACCAGAGGGAAAGAGAACAGCGTCGAAAAAAAGATGATCTGAAAGGGCGCATAGGACCCGCCCAGAAATTTGATCACCACATCGTGGGTCGAAAAAATCGCGAAGGCGAAGAGGGCGTAGAAGGCGCCGGTGATATTCATGATCGTTTCGCTTCCTGCTGTCTGCGTCGCCCTCGGAGAAAGGGTTGCGATGAGTTAACGTTCTCTCGCTGTCATGCGCAAACATTCTCTTGTCAGTGCAACGCCTCACCCCCACATGTGTTCCATGTACCGCAATCATAAATCCGCCACCTGCTGCTATTGCGGCACGAAATCCGTACTGTCCTTTGGTGCCAGCACACGTCACGAGCTGAAATGTGCGACCTGCGGCGCGCCTTTGTCCCGGATGAAATCCCTGCGCGACCCGCAAGACGGTGCCCCACATCGCCCGCGCCCAGAGACACGGAGTCCCGTGACACGGCACGCGGTCGCAGAGCCTCAGCCCCGCGCATCGAAGAAGAAAAAGAAACAGAAGAAACGCAAATCCGTGGCTTACCAGCTGCTCGACGCCGCCGAGGATCTTTGGGATCTGTTTGACTGAGCCACCGACCGCCCGGCGCAGTCAGGCTGTCGGCGTATAGATGTAGAAAAGGGCGCCACGGGCGCGCCCCAAATCAGCTCTGTCTGATGTGACCTCAGAGCGAGGTGCCCAGGGCCTCGACGATCTTGTCGCCCATTTCCGAGGTGGACACCGGCATCACGCCGTCTTCGCCCAGCAGATCCGCGGTGCGTACACCATCGGCCAAAACCTTTTCAATCGCCTGCTCCAGACGGGTCGCCTCCGCGCCTTCGTCAAAGGAATATCGCAGCGCCATCGCGAAGGACAAAATGCAGGCAATCGGGTTTGCCTTGCCCTGGCCTGCGATGTCTGGCGCAGAACCGTGCACCGGTTCATACATGGCTTTCGGGCGCCCATTGGCCATCGGAAACCCGAGAGAGGCCGAGGGCAGCATGCCCAGCGAGCCGGTCAACATGGCCGCGCAGTCGGACAGGATGTCGCCGAACAGGTTGTCGGTCACGATGACGTCAAACTGTTTGGGCGCCCGCACCAGCTGCATCGCGCCGTTGTCAGCATACATGTGGCTGACAGAAACTTCGGGATAATCGGCGGCAACCTCATTCACCACATCGCGCCACAGAATGCCCGACTCCATGACGTTGGCCTTTTCCATCGAACACAGCTTCTTGCCGCGCTTCATCGCCAGTTCAAAGGCGGAGCGGGCCACACGTTCGATTTCGGATTCGGTGTAGCGCTGGGTATTGATGCCGACACGTTCGTTGTTTTCGGTGATGATGCCACGCGGCTCACCGAAATAGATGCCCGAGGTCAGTTCGCGTACGATCATGATATCGAGACCCGCCACGACATCGGTTTTCAGCGACGAGAAATCCGCCAGCGCGTCAAAGCATTGTGCCGGGCGCAGGTTGGCAAACAGATCCATTTCCTTGCGCAGGCGCAACAGACCGCGTTCCGGTTTGACCGAGAAATCAAGATTGTCGTATTTCGGACCGCCCACGGCGCCGAGCAGAACGGCGTCCACTTCCTGCGCTTTCGCCATGGTTTCGTCAGCCAGCGGCACACCGTGCTTGTCATAGGCGGCCCCGCCGACCAGATCGGTTGTGACATCGAATTTGAGGCCGCGCTTGTCACCGTACCAATCGATGATCTTGACGACTTCGGTCATCACTTCAGGGCCAATACCATCACCGGGAAGAATGAGAAGAGAGGGCGTGCTCATATCGCGTCATATCCTTATTTTACAGGGTTGGCCCGGCGTAGCTGACGGGCGCTCCCACGTCAAGGAATCCGGGCAATATCCACCCAAACAAGACCATGACGAAAGGGCGCAATCCCGGGCTGATCCGGGACCCATGCGACACCGCTATCCAGAACCGTCAAATCCGCCGAGGGCAAGACATAATCGACCCTGAGGTTGCCTGGCTCCGGATCGGGCCAGTCCGCTGTGTCCTCTGCCGGCGGACCGTGATGGGACGGGTTGGCGATCGCGCGCGCGAACGCTGAGCCGGGATGCGGGTCCTGCAGCCGAGGGTCTGCCAGCAGATCGCGCATCACCTCATGCACGCCCTCCCCGTCCAACGGGTCCAGATTGCTGTTGCCCAACAGGACAAATGCGTTGCGCTCTGACAGCCCCGCCTCTCCCGTCAGATAGGCGCTCCAGAAACGGGTTTCATCCGCATTGCGTCGCCCGTTTCGGTCTTCGGGACCATCAAACACAGGCGGCCCGGCAGCATAGGCCCAGATGCGAAGCGGCAAGCCTTCCCATTCCACGGCAAGATCCCAATGCCCGCGGGAAGACAGCCGTAAAACCTTCAGATCTCCGGTGTCAAAATAGTCCCGTGGCAGATCCGCCTGTGAAAAATCGGCCCACAACAGCCCGCTGAAATCGAGCAGGCTCTGCTCAAGAAGCGGAAGCCTGGACAAAAGCGCCATTGCGCCCTGCCCCGGGAACTGCCCATAGGATTGCGCGTCTTCGGGCTCCCCAAGCCGTCCATCCTTGTCCAGATCGCGCCCAGTGTCCTGCCCAGAATTGCCCGCCCTCGTGAACCGGAAAGGATACTCCAACCCCTGGGCAAAAGCCGCCAGCGTGCGCCCGTCATCGTCGCTGTCAAAGCCAACCAAAAGCAGTACATCCGGAGCGATCCAGCGAATATGGTCGCGGGCCGCCTGAACCTGCGGATCACCGCGTAGACTGTCGCGGAGCAACAGCCCCGGTCCGTCGCGCTGCAGCTCTACGGTCCAGACAGCCACGCGCAACTGGTCTGCCGGATGTATGTCATGTTGCTCAGCCTGAGCGGCAGAACCCAAAAGGGTGACAGCAAGAGACAAAAGGAAAGCACCGAAGAAACGCTGTGCTGCGCCTCGACCAAACGCGCTCAGGCCAAAAACACTCAGGCCGGTTGCTGCTCCAGATCGGCGCGGGCATAGGCCTGGCGTCGTTTTTCTTCGATCATCATACAAATGCGCCCCATGGCAATGCCACGCATGAACAGAGAATAGGGCAGAAACGCCCATGCGGCGACTGTCCAGATCAAAGATTGATAATCGGTTACGTTCAGCCCCCCGAAAAGCCCTGTGGCCAGTTTCACCACAGCCGGCACAATGAAGGGCAGAAAAAACCCAAATAGGATATTGATCCGAGCATCGCGTTTCAGACGGTACACCACATCGCCGCCCGCGGTCGGATCAAAGGTGGGCAGGTTCACCCAAACATTGAAGGACCCAGTCTGCGATGGCCAGTGAGAAATGCGAATCACGATCATGAACACCGCCAGCGACACCAGCGAGATCAGATAGCTCATCCCCGCCACTTCGCGCATCAGCTCCATCTCCTGCAGGCTGGCTCCGGCCGGCAGAGCCTGAACCATCAGATTGACCGGCGAATAGGGGAAATCCAGCACATAGCCGATCAGCGCCCCCACAGAGGTGACAAACACGGTGCCCTCTGTCGGTGCAGAGTTTCCGCGGCAGATGATGGTCAGAAACAGAACCGTCAGGAACAGCGCGACAAAACGGATCCGGTTAAAGGGTGGCGCATTGCGGAATTCGACAAGGCCCGGATAAGGCGACAGATACTCGAAAAAAGTCAGCGCCGCAGCAAAGAGCGCGACCAAGGCCACGACGGGGGCTGCATCCACCGAGACGGATGGCAGAAAAATCGACGGCGTCGAGATCAGCACGATCACCAAAGCCGCACGCAACAGCGCTCCAAGGACACGATTCAACACTGCCCAGTTCCCTTCAAACAGGCCGAACGCGATACGATGCCGCGCCCTTTTCCCATTCTTGATCCGCCGCAACAGGCGGTTTGCCTCAATCTTGTCCAAATTTTGCCTTCTTTCGCACATGTCAGCAAGGAACAGGTTAAAGTAAGGTGGAAAATAAGGCGTAAACGTGGTGAAAGCGGTGCGTTTTTGCATCAATCTAAGCGTGTATAGTTGCCCCATTTCTCTCGCATACAAGATATAGGAATGACGGCGTCGGAAAGCCCCGGCGCTATCCGGCATTGATTCAAAGCATGGAAATATTCACGCTTTCGTGATCTCATCCACGACGGAAAGGTTACGGGAGGAGAACCATGCACCTTGCCATATCGATCGACGCCGCCGTCGGGATGATTCCCGATGGCGCAACTGTAATGCTGTCAGGCTTCATGGGCGTGGGCGTGCCCGATGGGCTCGTGCAGGCTCTGGCGGACGCTGGAAAGAAAGACCTGACGCTGATTTCAAACGACACGGCCCACGACTCCACCGGTCCCGGTCCGCTTTTCGCCGCACATTGCGTGCGCAAGCTGATCTGCAGCCACATGGGCCTCAATACCATCGTGCAGGCGCAATACGCATCGGGCGAACTTGAGGTCGAACTGGTGCCGCAGGGCACATTGGTCGAACGCATTCGGGCGGCTGGCGTGGGACTTGGCGGCATTCTGACCCCGACGGGGGTCGGCACCCGCATCGCCGAGGGCAAGAAAATCATCGCCCTCAACGGCAAGGATTACCTGCTGGAAGAGCCGCTGAGCGCGGATTTCGCCCTGATCGCGGCCCGAAGCTGCGATTACGTCGGCAACCTAGCCTATATGCTGACCGCCACGAACTTCAATCCGATCATGGCGCTGGCAGGCAAAACCGTGATCTGCGAACCCGAAGAAATCGTGCCGGTCGGAATGATCCCCCCGGATCTTGTGAAAACACCGGGCATTCTGGTGGATCACGTCATCAAGAGCGACGGTTAGGGAGGACACGACCATGACAGCCAAAGACCTCATTGCCCGGCGCGTCGCGCAGGAAATCCGCCCCGGCACGCTCGTGAACCTCGGGATCGGCATTCCAACCCTTGTGTCGGACTATCTGCACGAAGACATGGGCGTCTTCTTTCAAGCCGAAAACGGCGCCGTGGGCATGGGACATCGCCCGCCAGAAGGGATGACGGATCGCCATCTGACCGACGCTGGCGGCCGCTTCGTGTCCTTCGTGCCCGGGGCCTCGACCATCGACAGTGCCTTTTCCTTTGGCCTGATCCGGGGAGGCCATCTGGATCTGACCGTGCTGGGAGCGCTGCAGGTGGACGAACACGGCCATCTGGCGAATTGGATGATCCCCGGTGAATACACCCCCGGTATGGGCGGCGCGATGGATCTGGTGACCGGCGCAAAACGGGTGGTGATCGCCATGCAGCACACCGCCAGAGGCACACCCAAAATCGTGCCGGAATGCACCCTGCCGCTGACCTCGCAGCGCCGTGTCGATCTGATCGTGACGGACCTGGCGGTGATCCGGCCAGAGGACGATGGGTTGCATCTGATCGAACGGGCGCCTGGGGTTTCGATGGAACAGATCCTTGCCGCCACCACAGCGCGGCTGATCCATGCGGCCATAGTGCCGGAAATGCAGATCAGCGACGCCCCGGCACCGCTCACCGAACCGGCCTAGAACCGTCCGGGCAGCATCTCAATACAGGAACGGCGGCCACAGGGCCGCCGCTTTCAAACCGGATAGAGGGGCAGCTCAGTGGTCACGATGGCGGGTTGCAATCCCGAAGGCCACCAGGCCGATGCCATCGACCAGCAACTCGATCCCCAGGATCACCCCCAGAAACACCGTTGCGATGCCCCCGAGATCCCCGAGGATCACAACGCCTATAAAGGTCGAAGCGGCGCCTGCGAAGAGCAGGAGCCAGAACATTTGCGTCATCCGCATGCCCCAGGCCAGAACCAGCCGGATCAGACCGACGATGATGAAAACAAGTCCAACGACCAGCGTCAGGGACACCACGCCTTCAAGCGGGTCGGCAATCAGATAGACCCCAGCCACCAGCCCCAAAAGTCCTGCAATGGCCACCAGCGCACCCGCGCCCTTGCTGGCAAACCAGAGCTGCGCAGCGCCGCTGAGCAACAGAAAAAATCCCACAAGCTGGGTGACGGCAATGGCGGCAACCAACGGGTTCCAGAGCGCCAGCGCACCGCCGACAATCATCAGCACCCCGATGAAAATGAATGAACGAGACAGAGGCATGGCAGTCCTTTCGACAAATGCACAGACAGATTTCCTGAGAGGGTCTAGGCCACTGTGCCACCCCAAAACAAGATCTCCAAATGGAAAACGGCGGCCCCGGATGGGACCGCCGCAGTTTTGTTCACACCTGTTCGAGGATCAGACCCAAGGGCGTTCCTGCGCCATTTTTGCCTCATAGGCATCGATGTCTTTGACGTTGTTCATGGTCAGGCCGATGTCGTCGAGACCTTCCAGCAGACAGTGCTTTTTGAACGCATCGACTTCAAAGGGGAACTCTTCGCCGTCCGAAGTGGTGACAACCTGGTTCTCCAGATCCACCGTCATACGGGCGTTCGCCCCTTTTTCGGCGTCCTGCATCAGCACATCCACAACTTCTTGCGGCATCACGATCGGCAGGATGCCGTTCTTGAAGCAGTTGTTGTAGAAAATGTCGGCAAAAGAGGTAGAGATCACGCATTTGATGCCGAAATCCGCAATCGCCCAAGGCGCGTGTTCACGCGACGAACCACAGCCGAAGTTGTCGCCCGCCACAAGGATCTGTGCCTCACGATACTGCGGTTTGTTCAGGACGAAATCGGGGATTTCATTGCCCTGACGGTCATAGCGCATCTCGTCGAACAGATTCACACCAAGGCCAGAACGCTTGATGGTTTTGAGGAACACCTTGGGGATGATCATATCCGTGTCGATGTTCACCAGCGGCATGGGCGCCGCGATACCGGTCAGTTTTTCGAACTTTTCCATCTGTGCGACTCCTTAAGCGGTCTCGGTCATCAGCTCGCGCACATCGGTCAGGTGACCGGTGACGGCGGCAGCGGCAGCCATGGCGGGGGACACGAGATGGGTGCGACCCTTGTAGCCCTGACGGCCTTCGAAGTTGCGGTTCGAGGTGGAGGCACAACGCTCCCCCTCGGCCAGTTGGTCAGGGTTCATGGCGAGGCACATTGAGCACCCGGCCAGACGCCATTCAAAGCCCGCGTCGATAAAGATCTGAGCGATGCCTTCTTCCTCGGCCTGCGCCCGGACAAGACCAGACCCCGGCACGACCATGGCACGCATGCCATCCTTGATCTTCTTGCCTTTGAGGATCTCAGCCGCGGCCCGCAGGTCTTCGATCCGGCCATTGGTGCACGACCCGATAAAGACGGTGTCGATCTGAATGTCGGTCAATTTCTGACCGGCTTTCAGGCCCATGTACTCAATCGCGCGTTTCGCCGCATCGACCTTGCCGCCCGTGAAGCTTTCCGGTTCCGGCACAACGGCAGAAATCGGCAGCACATCCTCGGGTGAGGTGCCCCAGGTCACGACCGGCTCGATCTCTTCGCCTTTCAGCGTCACGACCTTGTCAAAATGCGCACCTTCATCGGTGTAGAGGGTTTTCCACCAGTTCAGAGCGGCTTCCCACTGTGCGCCTTTCGGGGCGTGTGGCCGGCCTTTGACATATTCAAAGGTGGTTTCGTCCGGCGCGATGAGACCAGCGCGCGCGCCGCCTTCGATCGCCATGTTACAGACGGTCATGCGACCTTCCATCGACAGATCGCGGATCGCTTCGCCGCAATATTCGATGACATAACCGGTGCCGCCAGCGGTCCCGGTCTTGCCGATCACCGCTAGGGTGATGTCCTTGGCGGTCACACCCGGACGCAGCTTGCCGGTGATCTCGACCTTCATATTCTTGGACTTTTTCTGGATCAGCGTTTGCGTCGCCAGAACATGTTCTACCTCGGAGGTGCCGATGCCATGAGCAAGCGCACCGAAAGCGCCGTGAGTCGCCGTGTGGCTATCGCCACAGACGACGGTCATGCCTGGCAGGGTCCAGCCCTGCTCCGGACCGACGATATGCACGATGCCCTGACGCACGTCAGAGACCGGATAGTAGTTCACGCCGAATTCTTTCGCGTTCTTGTCGAGCGCTTCGACCTGAATGCGGCTTTCTTCATTGGCGATCACACCGGACACGCGGTCCAGCGTGGTCGGCACGTTGTGATCCGGCACGGCGATGGTTTTTTCCGGCGCACGCACTTTGCGCCCGGCCAGACGCAGACCTTCGAAAGCCTGCGGTGAGGTCACCTCATGTACGAGGTGACGGTCGATATAGAGCAGGCAGGTGCCATCGGCCTCTTCATGGGTCACATGGGCGTCCCAGATCTTGTCATAGAGTGTCTTCGGGGCGGTCATTTCGCTCTCCCGTGGATGTTCTTTGAAAATGAAATGTTGTGTCAGGCGTGCAGTCACGCCAGAGGGCCCGCGATCAAAGTCGGGCTAGGACGGACTGCATCGCACCGTGGAAGCGCCACGGGAGCCAAGCGCGGTCAGCAATTTCAAACATACGTTTCATGGCGCTGACATACCCTTTGGATGCGAGTCTCGCAAGAGAGATGGCATTTCGTCTTTTCAAAAGCTTGCACCGCGCGTCCTGGTCATGCAAACCTTTCTGCAAACAGGAGGCGTGCTGGTGGAGCCAACTCAACTTACGGATGTGTTCAGCAATCTGGGGGCAGAGATCCTGTCCTTTCTGCAAGGTTTGCTGAGACGCTGGAATCTCTTCCAGCTCATCATTGCCGCCATCGCCTTTATGGTGGCCCTACCGATTGCCTTTCTGATCGGACGACGCCTGCGGTCGCACATGCGGGCCTGGCTGCGCACTCTGGCGGGACGTCCACGCTGGCAACTGCGCGCGCTTTTGAGCATCAGCAAGCTGCTGCCCCTGCTGATCTGGGCGCTGCTGCTGTGGGAAACCTACTTCATCATGCGCGAGGTCACCTGGCCTTCACGCTCCTATCTGCTTGGAATTATTGCCCGGATCGTCACTGCATGGATCTGCATCGAATTCGCCGTGCAATTTGTGC containing:
- the leuC gene encoding 3-isopropylmalate dehydratase large subunit; translated protein: MTAPKTLYDKIWDAHVTHEEADGTCLLYIDRHLVHEVTSPQAFEGLRLAGRKVRAPEKTIAVPDHNVPTTLDRVSGVIANEESRIQVEALDKNAKEFGVNYYPVSDVRQGIVHIVGPEQGWTLPGMTVVCGDSHTATHGAFGALAHGIGTSEVEHVLATQTLIQKKSKNMKVEITGKLRPGVTAKDITLAVIGKTGTAGGTGYVIEYCGEAIRDLSMEGRMTVCNMAIEGGARAGLIAPDETTFEYVKGRPHAPKGAQWEAALNWWKTLYTDEGAHFDKVVTLKGEEIEPVVTWGTSPEDVLPISAVVPEPESFTGGKVDAAKRAIEYMGLKAGQKLTDIQIDTVFIGSCTNGRIEDLRAAAEILKGKKIKDGMRAMVVPGSGLVRAQAEEEGIAQIFIDAGFEWRLAGCSMCLAMNPDQLAEGERCASTSNRNFEGRQGYKGRTHLVSPAMAAAAAVTGHLTDVRELMTETA
- a CDS encoding endonuclease/exonuclease/phosphatase family protein, with the translated sequence MSLAVTLLGSAAQAEQHDIHPADQLRVAVWTVELQRDGPGLLLRDSLRGDPQVQAARDHIRWIAPDVLLLVGFDSDDDGRTLAAFAQGLEYPFRFTRAGNSGQDTGRDLDKDGRLGEPEDAQSYGQFPGQGAMALLSRLPLLEQSLLDFSGLLWADFSQADLPRDYFDTGDLKVLRLSSRGHWDLAVEWEGLPLRIWAYAAGPPVFDGPEDRNGRRNADETRFWSAYLTGEAGLSERNAFVLLGNSNLDPLDGEGVHEVMRDLLADPRLQDPHPGSAFARAIANPSHHGPPAEDTADWPDPEPGNLRVDYVLPSADLTVLDSGVAWVPDQPGIAPFRHGLVWVDIARIP
- the leuD gene encoding 3-isopropylmalate dehydratase small subunit, yielding MEKFEKLTGIAAPMPLVNIDTDMIIPKVFLKTIKRSGLGVNLFDEMRYDRQGNEIPDFVLNKPQYREAQILVAGDNFGCGSSREHAPWAIADFGIKCVISTSFADIFYNNCFKNGILPIVMPQEVVDVLMQDAEKGANARMTVDLENQVVTTSDGEEFPFEVDAFKKHCLLEGLDDIGLTMNNVKDIDAYEAKMAQERPWV
- a CDS encoding 3-oxoacid CoA-transferase subunit A, with the translated sequence MHLAISIDAAVGMIPDGATVMLSGFMGVGVPDGLVQALADAGKKDLTLISNDTAHDSTGPGPLFAAHCVRKLICSHMGLNTIVQAQYASGELEVELVPQGTLVERIRAAGVGLGGILTPTGVGTRIAEGKKIIALNGKDYLLEEPLSADFALIAARSCDYVGNLAYMLTATNFNPIMALAGKTVICEPEEIVPVGMIPPDLVKTPGILVDHVIKSDG
- a CDS encoding DUF308 domain-containing protein, yielding MPLSRSFIFIGVLMIVGGALALWNPLVAAIAVTQLVGFFLLLSGAAQLWFASKGAGALVAIAGLLGLVAGVYLIADPLEGVVSLTLVVGLVFIIVGLIRLVLAWGMRMTQMFWLLLFAGAASTFIGVVILGDLGGIATVFLGVILGIELLVDGIGLVAFGIATRHRDH
- the leuB gene encoding 3-isopropylmalate dehydrogenase, producing the protein MSTPSLLILPGDGIGPEVMTEVVKIIDWYGDKRGLKFDVTTDLVGGAAYDKHGVPLADETMAKAQEVDAVLLGAVGGPKYDNLDFSVKPERGLLRLRKEMDLFANLRPAQCFDALADFSSLKTDVVAGLDIMIVRELTSGIYFGEPRGIITENNERVGINTQRYTESEIERVARSAFELAMKRGKKLCSMEKANVMESGILWRDVVNEVAADYPEVSVSHMYADNGAMQLVRAPKQFDVIVTDNLFGDILSDCAAMLTGSLGMLPSASLGFPMANGRPKAMYEPVHGSAPDIAGQGKANPIACILSFAMALRYSFDEGAEATRLEQAIEKVLADGVRTADLLGEDGVMPVSTSEMGDKIVEALGTSL
- a CDS encoding 3-oxoacid CoA-transferase subunit B — its product is MTAKDLIARRVAQEIRPGTLVNLGIGIPTLVSDYLHEDMGVFFQAENGAVGMGHRPPEGMTDRHLTDAGGRFVSFVPGASTIDSAFSFGLIRGGHLDLTVLGALQVDEHGHLANWMIPGEYTPGMGGAMDLVTGAKRVVIAMQHTARGTPKIVPECTLPLTSQRRVDLIVTDLAVIRPEDDGLHLIERAPGVSMEQILAATTARLIHAAIVPEMQISDAPAPLTEPA